AAGCGCGAGGAGCTCGTGGCGTTCGACGCCGCGATGATCGAGGCGACGCGCATGGTCGTCGACGACAAGGACGTGGCGATCAGCACGTACGTGAAGCACAACAGCGGCACGAACGAGGCCGACGCGACCAAGGAGTACTCGATGTTGAAGGGTGCGTGGCACCCCGACGGCGGTATGACGAAGGGGCCGTTCGCGTACACGACGCGCGCGCTGGTCGAGTCGGGTGCGGTGAAGAAGGCACCCTCGTTCGACCAGGTGATGGCGACGGACATCCGCGACGAAGCGTTGAAGTGAGGTGCGCGTGCTGGCGATCGACGGTCTGGCCAAGACGTACGAGGGGGCGCCTGCGCCCGTCCTCAGCGACGTCGACCTCAGCGTGCCCGAGGGTCAGTTCATCTGCGTGCTGGGCCCGAGTGGGTGCGGCAAGACCACGCTCATCAGGATCGTGTCGCAGCTCATCGACCCCGACACCGGCACGGTGCAGGTCGCGGGCAGCGACACGTACCGCCCGGGCGAGGACGTCTGCATGGTCTTCCAGGACCACGGGCTCTTCCCCTGGTACACGGTCGCGAAGAACATCGAGTACGGCCTGCGGATCCGCCACTTCCCGGCGCAGGAGCGCAAGGCGCGGGTCGACAGGTACCTGGAGCTGATCGGGCTCACCGGGTTCGGGGGCAGGTACCCCGACCAGCTCTCCGGCGGCATGCGGCAGCGGGTGGGGCTCGCCCGCGCGCTCGCGTGCGAGCCGCGCGTGCTGCTCCTCGACGAGCCGTTCGCCGCGGTCGACGCGCAGACGCGCGAGCGGTTGCAGGACGAGCTGCTCGGGCTGTGGGAGCAGCAGAAGATGACCGTGCTGTTCGTCACGCACAGCATCGACGAGGCCGCGTACCTCTCCGACCGGGTCATCGTGCTGCGGACCCTGGCGCGGCAGGAGACGGACGACCTGTCGCCGTCGATCTGCGACGACGTCGTCTCCGAGCTGCCGAGGCCACGTGACCGCACCACGGAGGCGTACCGCGAGATGCTCGTCCGGCTGCGCGCGTCGCTCGAGAGAGCGGGGGGCTGACCGGTGGTCGCATCGTCGACGCGACGTCCCACCGCGGCTCTGCCCGGTGGTGCCATACGTCCCCGCCGCAAGGCGAGCGCGCGGGCGTGGGCGCTTCGCCTCGGCTCGGTCGTCGTGCTGCTGGTGGCGTGGGAGTTCTACGGCCGCAGCGTGAACCCGTTGCTCCTCGCCTCGCCCACGTCGATCATGGCGGCGCTCTGGGAGCTCGTCCGCGACGGCACCCTGGTGCACGCGTTCGCGGAGAGCATGCAGCCGTTCCTCGTCGGCCTCGTCCTCTCGGTGGTCGCCGGCGTGGTCATCGGCGTGCTGCTGGGCCGGTTCGCCGTGGTCGAGGAGTCGTTGCTGCACCTGCTCAACGCGTTCTACACCGTGCCGGCGGTGGCGCTGGTGCCCGTCGTCATCCTGTGGTTCGGACTCGGGTTCACCGCCAAGGTCGCCATCATCGTCATCATCGCGATCTTCCCCATCCTCTTCACGACACACGACGGCATCCGCGCGATCAGCCAGCAGCACGTCGACGTCGCCCGCGCGTACGGCGCGAGCGGGTGGGACACGCTGCGGTCGGTCATGATCCCTGCGGCGCTGCCGTTCATCATGTCGGGGTTCCGGCAGAGTGCCGGCCGCGCGCTCATCGGCCTGATCGTCGCGGAGCTCTTCACCGGACTCTCCGGCCTCGGTGCGCTGATCGCCAAGTACACCAACAGCCTGCAGACCGACCGGGTGCTCGCGGTGGTCGTCGTGCTCGGCGTGATCGGCAGTGGCCTCATCGCCGGCGGCTCGTGGCTCGAACGACGGGTCACGCCGTGGAAGCCGAGCAGGCGGTCCTGGTGACGGCGAAGGCGGACGGCGGCGAGCGTCCACGCCGGCAGGTGAGCCGCGAGCTGCTGTCGGCCAAGGAATGGTGCGTCGACCACATCCGCGCGATGATCTACGCGGGCGAGCTCGAGCCTGCGCGCAAGATCCTCATCGACGAGCTCGCGCGTGACCTCGGCGTCAGCCGCACGCCCGTCCGCGACGCGCTCTGGCACCTCCAGCGCGAGGGCCTCGTCACCGTCGCGCCCCGGGTGGGGGTGTACGTGCGGGAGATCTCCAGGCGCGAGGTCGAGGACATCTACCAGCTCAAGGTGGCCATCGAGCCGCTGATGGCGCAGTGGGCGGCCGAGCGCGGGACGGCCGACGACAAGGCCGCGTACCGCGAGGCGATCGCGCGGCTGGTGGCGCTGGGCGGGTCCGGCGACGTGGAGCAGTACGTCGAGCACCTGCAGGACTGTCGCCGGCTGCTCATCCGGCTCGCCGGCAGTGACGCGCTGACCGACATGAACGACGTCGTCGACGGCCGGGTGCGGCTGCTGCGGTTCCGCAACCTCAGCCAGGCCGGTGAGCTCGGCCGCTCGGCGCGCCAGCACGAGCGGGTGGCCGAGGCGATCGTCCACGGCGACGGCGCCGGAGCGCACGACGCCATGCGCGACCACATGGCCGACGCCGCGACGAGGATCAGGCGGCTGTTGAAGGCCAGGGAGGACGAGCAGTCGGTCGGCGAGGAGCAGCCGGCGTGAGCAGTCGTCCCGGCGGTGACGCGGAGCCGCGACACGGCTGGATCGGCTCACCGGTCGACCAGCTGGAGTTCGACCGGTTGCTGCGCGGCGCCGGCACGTTCGTCGCCGATCTGCGTCCAGGTGCCACGCTGCACGCGGCGTTCGTCCGCAGCACCGTCGCGGCGGGGCGGGTCGCGAACGTCGACGCCGCCGAGGCGCGACGGTCGCCAGGCGTCGTCGCGGTGCTCACGGGCGCCGAGCTCGCCGAGGAGACCGTGCCCATGGCGCCGATGAGCCGGCCGCAGGAACGCTTCAAGGAGGAGCTGCACGTCGAGGTCTTCCCCCGCCACGTGCGCTGTCTCGCGGTCGACGCGGTGACGTACGTCGGTGAGCCGCTCGCGGTTGTCGTCGCGGCGGACCGCTACCTCGCCGAGGACGCTGCCGGTCTGGTCGTCGTCGACATCGACCCGACGGACGCCGTGGTCGACGCTGAGTTCGCACTGCGGCCGGACGCGACCAGGGTGCACGCAGAGAGCCGCGACAACGTCGCCGTCAGCCTGCGCTACGAGAAGGGCGACGTCGACGAGGCGCTCGCCCGCGACGACGTCATCGTCGTCGAGGGCGCGTACACGATCGGCCGGCAGACGGCGGTGTCGGTCGAGTGTCGCGGGGTGCTCGCCGCGCCGGGCGACGACGGGCGTACGGAGGTGTGGAGCTCCACCCAGGCGCCGTTGCTGGTGAAGCGGGTCATCGCAGAGGTGACCGGGTGGGATCCGGAGTCGGTCCGGGTCAGGAGCCCGGACGTCGGCGGCGGCTTCGGGCCGAAGGTGGCGGTGTACGGCGAGGAGGTCGTCGTCGCGTTCCTCGCCAGGCGGCTCGGCCGGAGCGTCACGTGGGTGGAGGACAGGTACGAGAACCTGGTGAGCGCCGCTCAGGCTCGCGACCAGGTGCACCGCTCGCGGCTCGTCGTCGACCGCGGCGGTCAGCTCGTCGCCTGGGACGACGACTTCACCGTCGACGTCGGCGTGCACAACCCGTGGATGGTGGGCGTCGTCGCGAACACGGCGCTGCACCTGCTCGGGCCGTACCGCATCCCGTCGGTCCGGGTGCGCGGCACGGCCGCGTACACGAACAAGACGCCGACCTCGCAGTACCGGGGCGCCGGGCGTCCCGAGGCGTGCTTCGCGCTGGAGCGCAGCCTCGACGAGGCGTCGCGACGGCTCGGCATGGAGGCGTGGAAGGTGCGCGAGGTCAACATCCTCGGCGCCGGCGACCTGCCGTACGAGCAGGGTCTGCCGTACCGCGACGGTGTCGACGTGGTGTACGACGGCCGCGACTACGCGAGCGTGCTGACGGCGGCGCGCGATCTCGTCCCCGAGGAGGCGGTCGCCGAGTTGGAGCGACTGCGCGACGAGTCGTCGCGGATCGGCTTCGGGATGGCCGCGTACATGGAGGCGACGGCGCGTGGACCGACGGAGCCGGAGAGTGCGCGTATCGCGTTGACCCCGGGCGGACGGCTCGTCGCCCGCGCCGCGACGGGTGCGTCCGGCCAGGCGCACGAGACGATGCTGACCCAGGTCGCCGCCGAGACCGCGCGGGTGCGTCCAGACCGCGTCGACGTCGTAACCGGCGACACCGACGACTCGAGCATCGGCTCAGGCACGTTCGCCAGCCGTACGGCGGTGCTCGTCGGCTCGGCGTTGCACCGCGCGACGCTGGCGCTCGTCGCGCAGGCGCGGCTGGCGGTCGCCGAGGTCCTGCGCGTCGACGGCGCCGAGCACGTCGACGGCGGGTTCGCCGCGCGGGACGGCGAGCCGGTGACGTGGGCCGAGGTGGCCGCCTGGTTCGAGCCCGGCGGTCCGCTCGCGGGTCGTACGCCGCCGGCGGCGTACGAGAGCTTCGCACCGCCGACGGTGACCTGGACCATGGGCGTGCACGTCGTCGCCCTGTCCGTCGACGTCGACACCGGAGCGGTGCGGGTGCTGCGTTATGGCGTCGCGCACGAGGGCGGTCGGGCGATCAACCCGCGGGTCGTCGACGGGCAGATCCGCGGCGGGGTCGCGCAGGGCATCGGTGGGGCGCTGTTCGAGGAGGTGCGCTACGACGCGAGCGGGCAGCCCGTGACGGCGACGCTCGCCGACTACCTCGTGCCAGGCGCCGGTGAGGTGCCGCCGGTGCGGCTGGCGCACCAGGAGGTGCACAGTGAGCTGAACCCGCTCGGCGCCCGCGGTGTCGGCGAGAGCGGGATCATCGCGAGCGGTGCCGCGATCGCGTCGGCGATCGACGACGCCCTGGCCGAGTTCGGCGTACGCGTCGACCGCACGCCGATGACGTCCGAGTACCTCCTCGCGCGGCTCCCGGACCGCGCATGAAGCCGGCACCGTTCCGCCTCGAACGCGTCCGTTCGGTCGACGAGTGCCTCGACGCGCTCACCGGTGACGACGTCAAGGTCATCGCGGGAGGACAGAGCCTGATTCCGTTGATGGCGCTGCGGTTGGCGGACCCGCGGTTGCTGGTCGACGTCAACGGCGTCACCGGGCTCGACGGCGTCGCGATGTCCGGTGGATACCTGTATCTCGGTTCCCTGGTACGACACACGCGGCTGGCGACCGACGAGCGGATCGGCGGGATGCTGCCGCTGCTGCGGGAGGCCGCGAGCCACATCGGCCACGTCGCGATCCGCAACCGCGGCACGCTCGGCGGCAGCCTGGCACACGCGGACGCCGCCGCCGAGCTGCCGGCAGCGATGGTGCTGCTCGGCGCGACGATGGTCTGCGTGGCGCGCCGCGGCGGGCGTCGCGAGATCCCGGCGGCGGAGTTCTTCGTCGGCCCGTACACGACGGCGCTGCGCGACGACGAGCTGCTGGCAGGTGTCCGCGTTCCGGTGCCGGCGGCGGACGTACGGTTCGGGTTCGTGGAGTTCGCGCCGCGGCACGGCGACTTCGCCCGCGCGGGCTGCGCGTGTGCCGTCGAGGTCGACGAGGGCGGACGGCTCGCGGGCCTCCGCGCGGTCGTGTTCGCGGTGACGTCCTGCCCGGTCGACGTGGCGCGCGGAGCCGCACTCCCGTTCGGTGAGCCGGTGGGTGACGTCGACTGGCGTGGTCTCGCGCGCGCCCTCACCGAGGACGTACGCGCGTCCGCCGGCGACGAGCACCGGGCACGGCTCGCGCCGGTGGCTGTCGAACGCGCGATACGCCAGGCGATCGGAGGTGTGGCATGACCGGTGTCGACGTCGCCGTCAGCGTCAACGGGGAGCTGCGGCGTGATCGCGTGCCGGCACGGTTGACGCTCGCCGACTACCTGCGCGAGGTGCGCGGTCGTACCGGTACGCACCTGGGATGCGAACAGGGAGTCTGTGGGGCGTGCACCGTTCTCGTCGACGGTGCGTCGGTGCGTTCCTGCCTGATGTTCGCGGCGCAGGCCGACGGCAGCGAGGTGTCGACCGTCGAGGGCCTCGCGGCCGACGGCGAACCGCTTGGCCGGCTGCAGCGCGCGTTCGCCGACCGCGACGCGTTGCAATGCGGCTTCTGCACGCCCGGGTTGCTGATGGCGTGCCGCGAGCTGCTCGCCGAGCCGGTGCTCGACGACACCGCGGTACGTGAGGCGGTCAGCGGCAACCTGTGCCGTTGCAC
Above is a genomic segment from Streptosporangiales bacterium containing:
- a CDS encoding ATP-binding cassette domain-containing protein codes for the protein MRVLAIDGLAKTYEGAPAPVLSDVDLSVPEGQFICVLGPSGCGKTTLIRIVSQLIDPDTGTVQVAGSDTYRPGEDVCMVFQDHGLFPWYTVAKNIEYGLRIRHFPAQERKARVDRYLELIGLTGFGGRYPDQLSGGMRQRVGLARALACEPRVLLLDEPFAAVDAQTRERLQDELLGLWEQQKMTVLFVTHSIDEAAYLSDRVIVLRTLARQETDDLSPSICDDVVSELPRPRDRTTEAYREMLVRLRASLERAGG
- a CDS encoding ABC transporter permease subunit, with the translated sequence MVASSTRRPTAALPGGAIRPRRKASARAWALRLGSVVVLLVAWEFYGRSVNPLLLASPTSIMAALWELVRDGTLVHAFAESMQPFLVGLVLSVVAGVVIGVLLGRFAVVEESLLHLLNAFYTVPAVALVPVVILWFGLGFTAKVAIIVIIAIFPILFTTHDGIRAISQQHVDVARAYGASGWDTLRSVMIPAALPFIMSGFRQSAGRALIGLIVAELFTGLSGLGALIAKYTNSLQTDRVLAVVVVLGVIGSGLIAGGSWLERRVTPWKPSRRSW
- a CDS encoding FCD domain-containing protein encodes the protein MEAEQAVLVTAKADGGERPRRQVSRELLSAKEWCVDHIRAMIYAGELEPARKILIDELARDLGVSRTPVRDALWHLQREGLVTVAPRVGVYVREISRREVEDIYQLKVAIEPLMAQWAAERGTADDKAAYREAIARLVALGGSGDVEQYVEHLQDCRRLLIRLAGSDALTDMNDVVDGRVRLLRFRNLSQAGELGRSARQHERVAEAIVHGDGAGAHDAMRDHMADAATRIRRLLKAREDEQSVGEEQPA
- a CDS encoding molybdopterin-dependent oxidoreductase, translated to MSSRPGGDAEPRHGWIGSPVDQLEFDRLLRGAGTFVADLRPGATLHAAFVRSTVAAGRVANVDAAEARRSPGVVAVLTGAELAEETVPMAPMSRPQERFKEELHVEVFPRHVRCLAVDAVTYVGEPLAVVVAADRYLAEDAAGLVVVDIDPTDAVVDAEFALRPDATRVHAESRDNVAVSLRYEKGDVDEALARDDVIVVEGAYTIGRQTAVSVECRGVLAAPGDDGRTEVWSSTQAPLLVKRVIAEVTGWDPESVRVRSPDVGGGFGPKVAVYGEEVVVAFLARRLGRSVTWVEDRYENLVSAAQARDQVHRSRLVVDRGGQLVAWDDDFTVDVGVHNPWMVGVVANTALHLLGPYRIPSVRVRGTAAYTNKTPTSQYRGAGRPEACFALERSLDEASRRLGMEAWKVREVNILGAGDLPYEQGLPYRDGVDVVYDGRDYASVLTAARDLVPEEAVAELERLRDESSRIGFGMAAYMEATARGPTEPESARIALTPGGRLVARAATGASGQAHETMLTQVAAETARVRPDRVDVVTGDTDDSSIGSGTFASRTAVLVGSALHRATLALVAQARLAVAEVLRVDGAEHVDGGFAARDGEPVTWAEVAAWFEPGGPLAGRTPPAAYESFAPPTVTWTMGVHVVALSVDVDTGAVRVLRYGVAHEGGRAINPRVVDGQIRGGVAQGIGGALFEEVRYDASGQPVTATLADYLVPGAGEVPPVRLAHQEVHSELNPLGARGVGESGIIASGAAIASAIDDALAEFGVRVDRTPMTSEYLLARLPDRA
- a CDS encoding xanthine dehydrogenase family protein subunit M, producing the protein MKPAPFRLERVRSVDECLDALTGDDVKVIAGGQSLIPLMALRLADPRLLVDVNGVTGLDGVAMSGGYLYLGSLVRHTRLATDERIGGMLPLLREAASHIGHVAIRNRGTLGGSLAHADAAAELPAAMVLLGATMVCVARRGGRREIPAAEFFVGPYTTALRDDELLAGVRVPVPAADVRFGFVEFAPRHGDFARAGCACAVEVDEGGRLAGLRAVVFAVTSCPVDVARGAALPFGEPVGDVDWRGLARALTEDVRASAGDEHRARLAPVAVERAIRQAIGGVA
- a CDS encoding 2Fe-2S iron-sulfur cluster binding domain-containing protein: MTGVDVAVSVNGELRRDRVPARLTLADYLREVRGRTGTHLGCEQGVCGACTVLVDGASVRSCLMFAAQADGSEVSTVEGLAADGEPLGRLQRAFADRDALQCGFCTPGLLMACRELLAEPVLDDTAVREAVSGNLCRCTGYDGIVTAVLDVHAETPAVVKRPAWSVGEAPPSWAVEPSAPPVGGRRDLVRRAWRPVAAGAGVVLAVWLVRRVLVRRRR